A single Filimonas effusa DNA region contains:
- a CDS encoding DinB family protein — translation MSRPAAGEYAPHFDPYIQLVQEDNIPAIIEKYTPLIAAFYNSLPEDKANHAYSDGKWTVKEVIQHIIDAERIFAYRLLRIARNDKTPLPGFDENAFARNARVTGRSLQSLKDELQAVRTSTGFLLRSLNEEELQHKGTASGYPITANTFAFIIYGHLLHHQRILTERYL, via the coding sequence ATGTCACGTCCTGCAGCAGGAGAATATGCTCCGCATTTTGACCCCTATATACAGCTGGTACAGGAAGATAATATTCCCGCCATCATAGAAAAATATACTCCCTTGATTGCCGCTTTCTACAATAGCTTGCCGGAAGATAAGGCAAACCATGCTTATTCCGATGGAAAATGGACCGTCAAAGAGGTGATACAACATATCATCGACGCGGAGCGCATCTTCGCTTACAGGCTGTTAAGGATTGCCCGAAACGACAAAACGCCTTTACCCGGATTCGATGAAAACGCATTTGCGCGTAATGCCCGGGTAACCGGCAGAAGCCTGCAATCGCTGAAAGATGAACTGCAGGCCGTACGAACATCCACCGGGTTCCTGTTACGCTCTTTAAATGAAGAAGAGCTGCAACACAAAGGTACGGCGTCGGGTTACCCCATAACCGCCAATACCTTTGCGTTCATCATATACGGACATTTGCTGCACCATCAGCGCATACTAACGGAGCGCTATCTATAA